One window of the Conexibacter sp. SYSU D00693 genome contains the following:
- the ispG gene encoding flavodoxin-dependent (E)-4-hydroxy-3-methylbut-2-enyl-diphosphate synthase has product MASKRQIWVGSVPVGGGAPVAVQTMTKTETANLTATMDQIRRVAEAGADIVRVAVPRDRDVEALRTIVRESPIPVIADIHFNHTLALKAIDAGAHCVRINPGNIGGPEKTGVVVEHARRAGVPIRVGVNSGSLPEHLRDLEFSNPVEALVTAATEMVELMHRLDFHDFKVSMKSTSVPNTIASNRLLAERIDQPLHLGVTEAGTKWSGSLKSAVGLGTLLADGIGDTIRISLSTFHAEEEVKVAWEILKALKLRERGPVLIACPTCGRLQFDMDTVVQEIEHRLEAYADPIEVSVLGCAVNGIGEARHADFGITGAKDAGMIFSKGEPLKKVRTEHLVDELFAEIDKWYAAGKQVVADEAQRAEAAEWLAENEDAEAMTPERLAALEKEAAEREAASPVAGRRFSR; this is encoded by the coding sequence ATGGCCTCCAAGCGGCAGATCTGGGTCGGCAGCGTCCCCGTCGGGGGTGGCGCGCCGGTGGCCGTCCAGACCATGACGAAGACCGAGACGGCCAACCTCACGGCCACGATGGACCAGATCCGGCGGGTGGCGGAGGCCGGGGCCGACATCGTGCGCGTCGCCGTGCCGCGCGACCGCGACGTCGAGGCGCTCAGGACGATCGTGCGCGAGTCCCCGATCCCGGTCATCGCCGACATCCACTTCAACCACACGCTCGCCCTCAAGGCCATCGACGCCGGCGCGCACTGCGTGCGGATCAACCCCGGCAACATCGGCGGCCCGGAGAAGACGGGCGTCGTCGTCGAGCACGCGCGCCGTGCCGGCGTGCCGATCCGCGTGGGCGTGAACTCCGGCTCGCTGCCCGAGCACCTGCGCGACCTCGAGTTCTCCAACCCGGTCGAGGCGCTCGTCACGGCGGCGACGGAGATGGTCGAGCTGATGCACCGGCTGGACTTCCACGACTTCAAGGTCTCGATGAAGTCGACGTCGGTGCCCAACACCATCGCGTCCAACCGCCTGCTGGCCGAGCGCATCGACCAGCCGCTGCACCTCGGGGTCACCGAGGCCGGCACGAAGTGGTCGGGGTCGCTGAAGAGCGCGGTCGGCCTGGGCACGCTGCTGGCCGACGGCATCGGCGACACGATCCGCATCTCCCTCTCGACGTTCCACGCCGAGGAGGAGGTCAAGGTCGCCTGGGAGATCCTCAAGGCGCTCAAGCTGCGCGAGCGCGGCCCGGTCCTCATCGCCTGCCCGACCTGCGGGCGCCTGCAGTTCGACATGGACACCGTCGTGCAGGAGATCGAGCACCGGCTCGAGGCCTACGCGGACCCGATCGAGGTCTCCGTCCTGGGCTGCGCGGTCAACGGCATCGGCGAGGCGCGCCACGCCGACTTCGGCATCACGGGCGCCAAGGACGCGGGGATGATCTTCTCCAAGGGCGAGCCGCTCAAGAAGGTCAGGACCGAGCACCTCGTCGATGAGCTCTTCGCCGAGATCGACAAGTGGTACGCGGCGGGCAAGCAGGTCGTCGCTGACGAGGCGCAGCGGGCCGAGGCCGCCGAGTGGCTGGCCGAGAACGAGGACGCCGAGGCGATGACGCCCGAGCGCCTCGCCGCGCTCGAGAAGGAGGCGGCGGAGCGCGAGGCCGCCTCGCCGGTCGCCGGCCGGCGCTTCAGCCGCTAG
- a CDS encoding class I SAM-dependent methyltransferase, translated as MASSFPHTPGEVYRTARGPMARLASPVAARTRARRHDRFFRLTGVEPGMRVLDVGCGALGLRGLEPDLDITGVDVEPRPAYPGPFVQADAAERLPFADASFDLVYCSSVVEHVPRERRAQFASELRRVARGWYVQTPAFSFPVEPHALLLGAHWLPGPLRHLYWLLGAADFEPDLRLLRRREVERLFGPALAERTGPLVKSWVVVMPVGSLR; from the coding sequence ATGGCCAGTTCGTTCCCCCACACCCCGGGCGAGGTCTACCGCACCGCCCGCGGGCCCATGGCGCGGCTGGCGTCCCCCGTCGCGGCGCGCACCCGCGCCCGCCGCCACGACCGCTTCTTCCGCCTGACCGGCGTCGAGCCCGGCATGCGGGTGCTCGACGTGGGCTGCGGTGCGCTGGGCCTCCGGGGCCTCGAGCCCGACCTCGACATCACCGGCGTCGACGTCGAGCCGCGCCCCGCCTACCCCGGGCCCTTCGTGCAGGCCGACGCGGCCGAGCGCCTGCCGTTCGCCGACGCGAGCTTCGACCTCGTCTACTGCTCGAGCGTCGTCGAGCACGTCCCCCGCGAGCGCCGCGCGCAGTTCGCCAGCGAGCTGCGCCGCGTGGCCCGCGGCTGGTACGTCCAGACCCCGGCGTTCTCCTTCCCGGTCGAGCCGCACGCCCTGCTGCTCGGCGCGCACTGGCTGCCCGGGCCGCTGCGCCACCTCTACTGGCTGCTGGGGGCGGCGGACTTCGAGCCCGACCTGCGGCTCCTGCGCCGCCGCGAGGTCGAGCGGCTCTTCGGCCCGGCGCTGGCCGAGCGCACCGGCCCGTTGGTCAAGAGCTGGGTCGTCGTGATGCCGGTCGGCTCGCTGCGCTAG
- a CDS encoding APC family permease, with protein sequence MAATPVAVPPAPGEEPVLKRAISRNVLLLFVVGDVLGAGIYALVGEVGGRVGGAIWAAFLLALLLAVFTAFAYAELVTKYPQAAGAALYVNKAFRVPFVTFMVAFAVMASGLTSAATLSRAFGGDYLSDFVDLPTALVAVCVLGLLALVNARGIGESVKLNVGLTLVELTGLLLVALIGTAALLDGVGDPGRALEIKDGESLVPAVMAGAGLAFYALIGFEDSVNVAEETREPQRDYPRALFGGLAIAGVIYLAVSTIATMAVPTNTLAESSGPLLEVVQLGPLSVDTKIFSAIALFALVNGALINLIMASRLVFGMARQGIMPAPLARVLPGRRTPWVAIIVTTAIAMCLALVSDLSTLADMTVLLLLVVFVAVNVSVLVLRRDTVDHDHFRAPTIIPVIGIVVSIAVMTSKDLDVFWRAGLLLLLGAALYLVNVLVTRQTAQIDTGVLQAVEHPERD encoded by the coding sequence ATGGCAGCCACGCCAGTCGCCGTCCCACCCGCCCCGGGGGAGGAGCCCGTCCTCAAGCGGGCCATCTCCCGCAACGTCCTGCTGCTGTTCGTCGTCGGCGACGTCCTGGGCGCCGGCATCTACGCCCTGGTGGGCGAGGTGGGCGGCCGCGTGGGCGGCGCGATCTGGGCGGCGTTCCTCCTGGCGCTGCTGCTCGCGGTGTTCACCGCGTTCGCCTACGCCGAGCTCGTCACGAAGTACCCCCAGGCGGCCGGCGCCGCCCTGTACGTCAACAAGGCGTTCCGCGTCCCGTTCGTGACGTTCATGGTCGCCTTCGCGGTCATGGCCTCGGGCCTGACCTCCGCGGCGACGCTGTCACGGGCCTTCGGCGGTGACTACCTGTCGGACTTCGTCGACCTGCCGACGGCGCTCGTGGCGGTCTGCGTGCTGGGCCTGCTCGCGCTGGTCAACGCGCGCGGCATCGGCGAGTCGGTGAAGCTCAACGTCGGCCTGACGCTCGTCGAGCTCACCGGCCTGCTGCTCGTCGCCCTCATCGGCACGGCGGCGCTGCTCGACGGCGTCGGGGATCCGGGGCGCGCGCTGGAGATCAAGGACGGCGAGTCGCTCGTCCCGGCCGTGATGGCGGGCGCCGGCCTCGCGTTCTACGCCCTCATCGGCTTCGAGGACTCGGTGAACGTGGCCGAGGAGACGCGCGAGCCCCAGCGCGACTACCCGCGCGCGCTGTTCGGCGGGCTGGCGATCGCGGGCGTCATCTACCTCGCGGTGAGCACCATCGCGACGATGGCGGTGCCCACGAACACGCTGGCCGAGTCGTCCGGTCCGCTGCTCGAGGTCGTCCAGCTCGGGCCGCTGAGCGTCGACACGAAGATCTTCAGCGCCATCGCCCTGTTCGCGCTGGTCAACGGCGCGCTGATCAACCTCATCATGGCCTCGCGCCTGGTCTTCGGCATGGCCCGCCAGGGCATCATGCCCGCGCCGCTGGCGCGGGTCCTGCCGGGCCGGCGCACCCCGTGGGTGGCGATCATCGTCACGACGGCGATCGCCATGTGCCTGGCGCTGGTGAGCGACCTGTCGACGCTCGCGGACATGACGGTCCTGCTGCTGCTCGTCGTCTTCGTCGCCGTGAACGTCAGCGTGCTCGTGCTGCGCCGCGACACCGTCGACCACGACCACTTCCGCGCACCGACGATCATCCCCGTCATCGGCATCGTCGTGTCGATCGCGGTGATGACCAGCAAGGACCTCGACGTCTTCTGGCGGGCGGGGCTCCTGCTCCTGCTCGGCGCGGCGCTCTACCTGGTGAACGTCCTCGTGACGCGCCAGACGGCGCAGATCGACACGGGCGTGCTCCAGGCGGTGGAGCACCCCGAGCGCGACTAG
- a CDS encoding long-chain fatty acid--CoA ligase — MESTAAAPAPEVQATTIAAAFRQTVAKHPNEVAVRTGDDTIRWTWNDLQERVDRLAAALDAIGIGKGDSVAILLGNRPEFHLVDVAAMHVGATPFSIYMTYAPNQIEYVVTDADASIIFTEQAPLGNVLKARENLPGLRHVVVVDGEAPEGGQTLEEFLAGAEGSSFDAGAAAAAIEPEDVLTLIYTSGTTGPPKGVQLVHRNLITATAAVEAMIDFPENARVISWLPSAHIAERAAHHYLPIVFGFSITCCPDPRQIVAFLPQVRPHWFFAVPRIWEKLKSGLEAMVASQPDEQRGQMQGALDAAVQKVRLEQAGQPVPGELAAAVAKADEAIFSKLRAQLGLDEVKAINVGAAPTPVEVLEFFHAIGLPVAELWGMSETCGAGTVNPPDRIKIGTVGPPSPGVEIKLAEDGEVLVKSDVVMIGYRGMPDKTAEAIDADGWLHTGDIGQIDEDGYLKIVDRKKELIINAAGKNMSPANIEATVKSSSPLIGQACCIGDARPYNTALIVLDTDFAPLWAQQQGIEDTSLEALAQDDRVRAAVQQAIDAANEKLARVEQIKRFTIVRGDWAPGGDELTPTMKLKRKPIGAKYEGDIEAMYA; from the coding sequence ATGGAGAGCACTGCCGCCGCACCGGCTCCGGAGGTGCAGGCGACGACGATCGCCGCTGCCTTCCGCCAGACCGTCGCGAAGCATCCGAACGAGGTCGCCGTGCGCACCGGCGACGACACCATCCGCTGGACCTGGAACGACCTCCAGGAGCGGGTGGACCGCCTGGCCGCCGCGCTCGACGCGATCGGGATCGGCAAGGGCGACAGCGTGGCGATCCTCCTCGGCAACCGGCCCGAGTTCCACCTCGTGGACGTCGCCGCGATGCACGTGGGCGCCACGCCGTTCTCGATCTACATGACGTACGCGCCCAACCAGATCGAGTACGTCGTGACCGACGCCGACGCGTCGATCATCTTCACCGAGCAGGCGCCGCTGGGCAACGTGCTGAAGGCCAGGGAGAACCTGCCCGGCCTGCGGCACGTCGTGGTGGTCGACGGCGAGGCGCCGGAGGGTGGGCAGACGCTGGAGGAGTTCCTCGCCGGCGCCGAGGGCTCGAGCTTCGACGCCGGGGCGGCGGCGGCGGCGATCGAGCCCGAGGACGTCCTGACGCTGATCTACACGTCCGGCACGACCGGTCCGCCGAAGGGCGTGCAGCTCGTCCATCGCAACCTCATCACGGCGACCGCCGCGGTGGAGGCGATGATCGACTTCCCGGAGAACGCCCGGGTCATCTCGTGGCTGCCCAGCGCGCACATCGCCGAGCGTGCGGCCCACCACTACCTGCCGATCGTCTTCGGCTTCTCCATCACGTGCTGCCCGGACCCGCGCCAGATCGTCGCGTTCCTGCCGCAGGTCCGCCCGCACTGGTTCTTCGCGGTGCCGCGCATCTGGGAGAAGCTCAAGAGCGGCCTCGAGGCGATGGTCGCCTCCCAGCCCGACGAGCAGCGCGGCCAGATGCAGGGCGCCCTCGACGCGGCGGTCCAGAAGGTGCGCCTCGAGCAGGCCGGCCAGCCCGTGCCCGGCGAGCTCGCCGCCGCGGTCGCCAAGGCCGACGAGGCGATCTTCTCGAAGCTGCGCGCGCAGCTCGGCCTCGACGAGGTCAAGGCGATCAACGTGGGCGCCGCGCCCACGCCGGTCGAGGTGCTCGAGTTCTTCCACGCCATCGGCCTGCCGGTCGCCGAGCTGTGGGGCATGAGCGAGACCTGCGGCGCGGGCACCGTCAACCCGCCCGACCGCATCAAGATCGGCACGGTCGGCCCGCCGTCGCCGGGCGTCGAGATCAAGCTCGCCGAGGACGGCGAGGTGCTCGTCAAGAGCGACGTCGTGATGATCGGCTACCGCGGGATGCCCGACAAGACGGCCGAGGCGATCGACGCCGACGGCTGGCTGCACACCGGCGACATCGGCCAGATCGACGAGGACGGGTACCTCAAGATCGTCGACCGCAAGAAGGAGCTCATCATCAACGCGGCCGGCAAGAACATGTCGCCGGCCAACATCGAGGCGACGGTGAAGAGCTCCTCGCCGCTCATCGGCCAGGCCTGCTGCATCGGCGACGCGCGGCCCTACAACACGGCGCTCATCGTGCTCGACACGGACTTCGCGCCGCTGTGGGCCCAGCAGCAGGGCATCGAGGACACGTCGCTCGAGGCGCTGGCCCAGGACGACCGCGTGCGCGCGGCGGTCCAGCAGGCGATCGACGCCGCCAACGAGAAGCTCGCGCGCGTCGAGCAGATCAAGAGGTTCACCATCGTCCGCGGCGACTGGGCGCCGGGCGGCGACGAGCTGACGCCGACGATGAAGCTCAAGCGCAAGCCCATCGGGGCGAAGTACGAGGGCGACATCGAGGCGATGTACGCCTAG
- a CDS encoding RIP metalloprotease: MSFLYAFLGFAALIILHELGHFAAAKAVGMRVERFSLFFPPLLARVKKGETEYAIGAVPLGGYVKITGMSPEEKIPPEHEHRAYFRQPVWKRIVVIAAGPLVNVVIAFVLIFLLFTMSGVEEGKVNGRVDGVTKSSPAAGQLRVGDRIVAVDGVRDRERFQAQISRHLCAGGRTTDGCVAATPAQIVVERDGRTQTVEVRPRYDAELDRPRIGISFGVDVTKDKLGAVDAADRSVTAMWKVTTLTVEAIGKLFYDEQARKEVSGVVGSYETTRQSFEVRTTRAIEVLALISLSLAIINLFPFLPLDGGHIFWALAEKVRGRAVSVRVMERASVVGFFLVMVLFVIGLSNDIGRLTGEGFDVR; the protein is encoded by the coding sequence ATGAGCTTCCTCTACGCGTTCCTGGGCTTCGCCGCCCTGATCATCCTCCACGAGCTCGGCCACTTCGCCGCGGCCAAGGCCGTCGGCATGCGCGTCGAGCGCTTCAGCCTGTTCTTCCCGCCGCTGCTGGCGCGCGTGAAGAAGGGCGAGACGGAGTACGCGATCGGGGCCGTCCCGCTCGGCGGCTACGTGAAGATCACCGGGATGAGCCCGGAGGAGAAGATCCCTCCGGAGCACGAGCATCGCGCGTACTTCCGCCAGCCCGTGTGGAAGCGCATCGTCGTCATCGCCGCCGGGCCGCTGGTCAACGTCGTCATCGCCTTCGTCCTCATCTTCCTGCTGTTCACGATGAGCGGCGTCGAGGAGGGCAAGGTCAACGGCCGCGTCGACGGCGTGACGAAGAGCTCCCCGGCCGCCGGCCAGTTGCGCGTCGGCGACCGGATCGTGGCCGTCGACGGGGTGCGCGACCGCGAGCGCTTCCAGGCGCAGATCTCGCGCCACCTGTGCGCGGGCGGGCGCACGACGGACGGCTGCGTCGCCGCGACGCCCGCACAGATCGTCGTGGAGCGCGACGGCCGGACGCAGACGGTCGAGGTGCGCCCGCGCTACGACGCCGAGCTCGACCGCCCGCGCATCGGCATCTCCTTCGGCGTGGACGTGACGAAGGACAAGCTCGGCGCGGTGGACGCGGCCGACCGCTCGGTGACCGCGATGTGGAAGGTCACGACCCTCACCGTCGAGGCCATCGGCAAGCTCTTCTACGACGAGCAGGCGCGCAAGGAGGTCTCCGGCGTCGTCGGCTCCTACGAGACCACGCGCCAGTCCTTCGAGGTCCGCACGACCCGCGCGATCGAGGTCCTCGCCCTCATCTCGCTGTCGCTGGCGATCATCAACCTCTTCCCGTTCCTGCCGCTCGACGGCGGCCACATCTTCTGGGCGCTGGCCGAGAAGGTCCGGGGCCGCGCCGTCTCGGTCCGGGTCATGGAACGGGCCTCCGTGGTGGGCTTCTTCCTCGTCATGGTCCTGTTCGTCATCGGCCTGTCCAACGACATCGGCCGACTGACGGGCGAGGGCTTCGACGTCAGGTAG
- the dxr gene encoding 1-deoxy-D-xylulose-5-phosphate reductoisomerase → MPRRLLILGSTGSIGTQALDVVARAEDLEVVGLSAGAQWEPLVEQARRTGVRRIALADGDAAARAAEAWTDGEVLTGAEGLVRLVLESGADLVLNALVGSAGLGPTVATLGEGIDLALANKESLVVGGELVMQLAEATGAQVLPVDSEHSALHQLLHGEPAGAVEKLVLTASGGPFRGRTRAELEDVTVEQALAHPTWAMGGKITIDSATLMNKGLEVIEAHHLFGTPYERIDVVVHPQSIVHSYVTLVDGAALAHLGHPDMRVPIAYALHHPDRVDVPVRPLDLAEVGSLTFEPVDAGTFPCLRLAREAGVAGGTAPCVLNAANEVAVHAFLEGRLPFLGIAAVIEETLGRLGSQPVRAFESLYVADREAREVAAEQVGALSA, encoded by the coding sequence GTGCCTCGTCGCCTCCTGATCCTCGGGTCGACCGGGTCCATCGGCACCCAGGCGCTCGACGTCGTCGCGCGCGCCGAGGACCTCGAGGTCGTCGGCCTGAGCGCCGGCGCCCAGTGGGAGCCGCTCGTCGAGCAGGCCCGCCGGACGGGCGTGCGCCGCATCGCGCTGGCCGACGGCGACGCCGCCGCGCGTGCCGCCGAGGCGTGGACCGACGGCGAGGTCCTGACCGGCGCCGAGGGGCTCGTCCGGCTCGTGCTCGAGTCGGGCGCCGACCTCGTCCTCAACGCCCTCGTCGGCTCGGCCGGGCTCGGCCCGACGGTGGCCACGCTCGGCGAGGGCATCGACCTCGCGCTGGCCAACAAGGAGTCGCTGGTCGTCGGCGGCGAGCTCGTGATGCAGCTCGCCGAGGCCACGGGCGCGCAGGTCCTGCCGGTCGACTCCGAGCACTCGGCGCTGCACCAGCTGCTGCACGGCGAGCCCGCGGGCGCCGTCGAGAAGCTCGTGCTCACCGCCAGCGGCGGGCCGTTCCGCGGGCGCACGCGGGCAGAGCTCGAGGACGTCACGGTCGAGCAGGCCCTGGCCCACCCGACGTGGGCGATGGGCGGCAAGATCACGATCGACTCGGCGACGCTCATGAACAAGGGCCTCGAGGTCATCGAGGCCCACCACCTGTTCGGGACGCCCTACGAGCGCATCGACGTCGTCGTGCATCCCCAGTCGATCGTCCACTCCTACGTGACGCTCGTGGACGGGGCCGCGCTGGCGCACCTCGGGCACCCGGACATGCGCGTGCCGATCGCCTACGCCCTGCACCACCCCGACCGCGTCGACGTCCCGGTCCGCCCGCTGGACCTCGCGGAGGTCGGGTCGCTCACGTTCGAGCCCGTCGACGCCGGGACGTTCCCCTGCCTGCGCCTGGCGCGGGAGGCGGGCGTCGCCGGCGGGACGGCGCCGTGCGTGCTCAACGCCGCCAACGAGGTCGCCGTCCACGCGTTCCTCGAGGGCCGGCTGCCGTTCCTCGGGATCGCCGCGGTGATCGAGGAGACGCTCGGGCGGCTGGGCAGCCAGCCGGTGCGGGCGTTCGAGTCGCTCTACGTGGCCGACCGCGAGGCCCGTGAGGTCGCCGCCGAGCAGGTTGGCGCGCTCTCCGCATGA
- a CDS encoding choice-of-anchor Q domain-containing protein → MKGRKVRAGLLALISASACAVAAAPASAATIPVACNGATGDPAALNAAVTTANGTPAADTIQIAGPCTFTYTTPAAPAAGGNNTALPVITQPLTLEGNGATIVRSNASGVAPMRMVLVFGGSFTLRGTILGGGALGGASQNGAGIASLNADVTIDRSQVVSNATLGGSGNTGGAGGAIATAGGTLTVTESTLYFNLAQQGGAISVSATPTTIRRSTVYGNIAANTGGLLVQGTTATVENSTFGVNQGNNGIGGIGAAGNGAATTVNVASSTFADNGTTNQTAPGAALLAINGAFPATINVTDTIVTDTDSTAPATLAQCSRLGTGAINDQGGNLEWPHASCGFGTRADPQLGALGGNGGLTATYKPKPGSPAIDLGGATCPSVDQRGFTRPDGDGCDAGSVETEAPQTSASGPTQPVQVPSIAFMSDDVAANFECSIDNGPFNPCTSPLVPQGLESGEHTVRVRARTTTGYEDRSPAVVTFTVDVTPPTVQITSAPSGTTTDATPTIEFSVDGDPVAIACQVDDGPNQPCTSPFTTQPLGDGSHTVTVRAADAVGNVGGDSATFTVDANAPVVDITSAPSSPTNDNTPTVTFTVDDAGAAVTCRVDDGPAQPCATPFTTGPLPDGLHTITVTATDASEQSGSDSATFVVDTTAPETTITGGPSGLTYTGTNQTLQFTFTSNDPTAVFECRLDGGTFAACSSPKGYTNLANGSHTFQVRARDAAGNVDATPASRTFTVQRCTIIRTGVNLLGIPITICL, encoded by the coding sequence GTGAAGGGTCGGAAGGTCCGCGCGGGGCTGCTCGCGCTCATCTCGGCGTCCGCGTGTGCGGTCGCAGCAGCACCCGCCAGCGCGGCCACGATCCCGGTCGCCTGCAACGGCGCCACCGGCGATCCCGCGGCGCTCAACGCGGCCGTGACCACCGCCAACGGCACGCCGGCGGCGGACACGATCCAGATCGCCGGGCCGTGCACGTTCACCTACACGACGCCGGCGGCCCCGGCGGCGGGTGGCAACAACACCGCGCTGCCCGTCATCACGCAGCCGCTCACCCTCGAGGGCAACGGCGCGACCATCGTGCGCTCGAACGCCAGCGGCGTCGCGCCGATGCGCATGGTCCTCGTCTTCGGCGGGTCCTTCACCCTGCGCGGCACGATCCTCGGCGGCGGCGCCCTGGGCGGCGCCTCCCAGAACGGCGCGGGCATCGCGTCGCTCAACGCCGACGTGACCATCGACCGCTCGCAGGTCGTCAGCAACGCCACGCTCGGCGGGTCGGGCAACACCGGCGGTGCCGGCGGCGCGATCGCCACGGCGGGCGGCACGCTGACCGTCACCGAGTCGACGCTGTACTTCAACCTCGCCCAGCAGGGCGGCGCCATCAGCGTCTCGGCCACGCCGACGACGATCCGGCGCTCGACCGTCTACGGCAACATCGCCGCGAACACCGGCGGCCTGCTCGTCCAGGGCACGACGGCGACCGTCGAGAACTCGACCTTCGGCGTCAACCAGGGCAACAACGGCATCGGCGGCATCGGCGCGGCGGGCAACGGCGCAGCCACGACGGTCAACGTCGCGTCGTCGACCTTCGCCGACAACGGGACGACGAACCAGACCGCCCCGGGGGCGGCCCTGCTGGCGATCAACGGCGCCTTCCCGGCGACGATCAACGTCACCGACACGATCGTCACCGACACCGACTCGACGGCGCCCGCCACGCTGGCGCAGTGCTCGCGCCTGGGCACCGGGGCGATCAACGACCAGGGCGGCAACCTCGAGTGGCCGCACGCCTCGTGCGGCTTCGGCACCCGCGCCGACCCGCAGCTCGGTGCCCTCGGCGGCAACGGCGGCCTGACGGCGACGTACAAGCCCAAGCCCGGCAGCCCCGCCATCGACCTCGGCGGCGCCACCTGCCCGAGCGTCGACCAGCGCGGCTTCACCCGCCCCGACGGGGACGGCTGCGACGCGGGCTCGGTCGAGACCGAGGCGCCGCAGACGTCGGCCTCGGGGCCGACCCAGCCGGTGCAGGTGCCCTCGATCGCCTTCATGTCCGACGACGTGGCGGCGAACTTCGAGTGCTCGATCGACAACGGGCCGTTCAACCCGTGCACCTCGCCGCTCGTGCCCCAGGGCCTCGAGTCGGGTGAGCACACGGTCCGCGTCCGGGCTCGCACGACGACGGGCTACGAGGACCGCTCGCCGGCCGTCGTCACCTTCACCGTCGACGTGACGCCGCCCACGGTGCAGATCACGAGCGCGCCGTCGGGCACGACGACCGACGCGACGCCGACGATCGAGTTCTCGGTCGACGGCGATCCGGTGGCCATCGCCTGCCAGGTCGACGACGGCCCGAACCAGCCGTGCACCTCGCCGTTCACCACGCAGCCGCTCGGCGACGGCTCGCACACCGTGACGGTCCGCGCGGCGGACGCGGTCGGCAACGTGGGTGGCGACAGCGCGACGTTCACCGTCGACGCCAACGCGCCGGTGGTGGACATCACGAGCGCGCCGTCCTCGCCGACGAACGACAACACGCCCACGGTCACGTTCACCGTCGACGACGCGGGCGCGGCCGTGACCTGCCGCGTGGACGACGGGCCCGCCCAGCCGTGCGCCACGCCGTTCACGACCGGCCCGCTGCCCGACGGCCTGCACACCATCACGGTGACCGCGACCGACGCCAGCGAGCAGAGCGGCTCGGACAGCGCGACGTTCGTCGTGGACACGACGGCGCCGGAGACGACGATCACCGGCGGCCCCTCCGGCCTGACGTACACGGGCACGAACCAGACGCTGCAGTTCACGTTCACCTCGAACGACCCGACGGCGGTCTTCGAGTGCCGCCTGGACGGCGGGACGTTCGCGGCCTGCAGCTCGCCCAAGGGCTACACGAACCTCGCCAACGGCTCGCACACCTTCCAGGTGCGGGCGCGCGACGCGGCGGGCAACGTGGACGCCACGCCGGCCAGCCGGACGTTCACCGTGCAGCGGTGCACCATCATCCGCACCGGCGTGAACCTGCTGGGCATCCCGATCACCATCTGCCTGTAG
- a CDS encoding phosphatidate cytidylyltransferase, which produces MPQPRRRQGSDLGGRIAYAIPAAIFAIVIVAYGGIVFTAGLILLGLVCLHELFGMFERAHPARLAGFAGLIGMLLAATYGDQFHVFLALACAVPLIFWNAAIQPRGGGAPGIAVTVLGLTWIGVALAHAILLRDLPHGDGIVIDVAIGTFLGDTGAYLGGRALGQTPLAPRISPNKTLEGLAIGVVVGIAAVWFAGLYQDWLSGTDALVLGAAVALSAPVGDLFESYLKRDAGTKDTGTVFGPHGGALDRLDAVLFSAVAAYFTWVALL; this is translated from the coding sequence GTGCCTCAGCCGCGCCGCCGGCAGGGCTCGGACCTCGGCGGGCGCATCGCCTACGCGATCCCCGCTGCGATCTTCGCGATCGTCATCGTCGCCTACGGGGGCATCGTCTTCACGGCGGGGCTCATCCTGCTGGGCCTGGTCTGCCTCCACGAGCTCTTCGGCATGTTCGAGCGCGCCCACCCCGCGCGGCTGGCGGGCTTCGCGGGCCTCATCGGGATGCTGCTCGCCGCGACCTACGGCGACCAGTTCCACGTCTTCCTCGCGCTGGCGTGCGCGGTGCCGCTCATCTTCTGGAACGCGGCGATCCAGCCGCGCGGGGGCGGCGCGCCGGGCATCGCGGTCACCGTCCTGGGCCTCACGTGGATCGGCGTCGCGCTGGCCCACGCGATCCTCCTGCGCGACCTGCCCCACGGCGACGGGATCGTCATCGACGTCGCCATCGGCACGTTCCTCGGCGACACCGGCGCCTACCTCGGCGGCCGGGCGCTGGGCCAGACCCCGCTCGCCCCGCGCATCTCGCCCAACAAGACGCTCGAGGGCCTGGCCATCGGCGTGGTCGTCGGCATCGCGGCCGTGTGGTTCGCCGGCCTCTACCAGGACTGGCTGTCGGGGACCGACGCGCTCGTCCTCGGCGCGGCGGTCGCGCTGAGCGCCCCGGTCGGCGACCTCTTCGAGTCCTACCTCAAGCGCGACGCCGGGACGAAGGACACCGGCACGGTCTTCGGCCCGCACGGCGGCGCGCTGGACCGCCTGGACGCGGTCCTGTTCAGCGCCGTCGCGGCCTACTTCACCTGGGTCGCGCTGCTCTAG